From a single Xyrauchen texanus isolate HMW12.3.18 chromosome 26, RBS_HiC_50CHRs, whole genome shotgun sequence genomic region:
- the LOC127620360 gene encoding anterior gradient protein 2 homolog, translating to MQKGLLSVLLVLVAFSTAMEGKLDKTTVKKEKRVPQTLSRGWGDQLIWAQTYEEALFWSRSKNKPLMVIFHLEDCPHSQALKNAFAEDKEIQNLADEEFIILNLVYETTDKHLSPDGQYVPRILFVDPSMTVRADITGRYSNRMYAYEPADMKLLLSNMQRALKFLKTEL from the exons ATGCAGAAAGGGTTGCTGTCTGTACTCTTGGTCCTGGTGGCCTTTTCCACAGCCATGGAAGGGAAGCTAGATAAAACCACTGTAAAGAAAGAGAAGAGAGTTCCTCAGACTCTCTCAAGAG GTTGGGGTGACCAGCTGATCTGGGCACAGACGTACGAGGAAGCTCTATTTTGGTCACGCTCCAA GAACAAACCACTGATGGTCATTTTTCACTTGGAGGACTGCCCACACAGCCAGG CTCTGAAGAATGCCTTTGCTGAGGATAAAGAAATCCAGAATCTGGCCGATGAGGAATTCATCATCTTGAATTTGGTG TATGAGACCACAGATAAGCACTTGTCTCCTGATGGCCAGTATGTTCCAAGAATCCTCTTTGTTG ATCCCTCCATGACTGTTCGAGCTGACATCACTGGCCGCTATTCCAACCGCATGTATGCCTATGAGCCGGCTGACATGAAACTCT TGTTAAGCAACATGCAAAGAGCCTTAAAGTTTTTGAAGACAGAGTTGTGA
- the tspan13b gene encoding tetraspanin-13b — MVCAGFTCSKNSLCALNILYVMVSLLMIGIAAWGKCFGLVSSFQVVGGIIGVGVFLFFVALAGLIGAIKHHQVLLFFYMIILSLVFVVQFSVSSACLAINEDQQNHLLEVGWNNSLTTQRDVEKTLNCCGFSHMDINGSCNAPCFHYNTCTTCAAKIQEHAGEVLRFVGGIGLFFSFTEILGVWLTYRYRNQKDPRANPSAFL, encoded by the exons atggtctGCGCTGGATTCACCTGCTCCAAGAATTCCCTGTGCGCGCTCAACATCCTCTATGTT ATGGTGAGTTTGCTGATGATTGGCATTGCTGCCTGGGGCAAATGTTTTGGGCTGGTGTCGAGCTTTCAAGTGGTGGGCGGCATCATCGGTGTGGGAGTCTTTCTGTTCTTTGTTGCCCTTGCTGGACTTATTGGTGCCATAAAGCACCACCAGGTTCTGCTGTTCTTT TACATGATAATCCTGTCTCTGGTGTTTGTAGTTCAGTTCTCAGTATCCAGTGCGTGTTTGGCTATTAATGAAGACCAGCAG AATCACCTGTTGGAGGTGGGCTGGAATAATTCACTGACCACTCAGAGGGACGTGGAGAAGACCTTGAACTGCTGTGGCTTCTCTCATATGGATATCAATGGAAGCTGTAATGCT CCCTGCTTTCATTATAACACGTGCACCACATGTGCAGCAAAGATCCAGGAGCACGCTGGCGAAGTGCTGCGCTTCGTTGGAGGAATTGGACTCTTCTTCAGCTTCACTGAG ATCCTGGGCGTTTGGCTGACATACAGGTACAGAAACCAAAAGGACCCGCGGGCGAATCCCAGTGCTTTCCTGTAA